The sequence below is a genomic window from Microbacterium sp. SORGH_AS_0888.
AGTCGAGGTGGACATTCCTGCTCCTTCGGGACGACGGCGGACGCTGTCCTCGAGGCCCGACGGCCCTTCGACCCGCGGATCCCGCGGGGAAGGGGCGATTCGGACACGCCGGTCCTATTCTGTCACGCGGAAGCCCGCGACCGATGCCGGGCCGTTCAGCCGGCGGCCCCCGCCCACCGGGCGAGCAGGGAGCGCACGGTGTCCTCCATCCATCGCCGGTACTCGCTCGGGCTCCAGCCGGAGCGGAGGACGAGGAAGTCGTGGGCCTCGGGACCGACCACGAGGTTCAGCTCGTCGCCCGCGCGCGGCACGTCGTCCGGCCGGAGCAGCCCGCGCCCGGCGAGCCACTCGGCGGCCTGTCGCAGGTCGCGGCGGCGGCGCGCCTCGAGGTCGGCGACCGCCTCGGCGGCGGCGGCGTCCATCTCGCTCGCGGTCAGCATCGCGCGCGACAGACCGGCGGTGCGGGCGTTCGCGGCGGCCACGTAGTCGAGCCAGCCCGCGAGGACGTCGTCGAGGCTCTCCCGCGCCATGATCTCGACGAGCGCGGGCCGGTCGGCGAGGCTGTGGCGCCCCTCGTCGCCGGCGAAGGAGACCTCGAACGCCGCGATGAGGAGCGCGGCCTTGGGCCCGGCGAGATGCACCGACTGCACCGAGACACCGGCCCGGTCGGCGATGGCCTTCATGGTCGTGGCGGCGTAGCCGTCACGGGCGAAGAGCGCTCCGGCCGCCTCGACGATCCGTCGGCGGGTGCGTGCGGCCTCCGCGTCCCGGAGGGGGGAGGAGTAGCGGCGCGGTGACACGCGGGCGACCTTCTTTCTGCGAGGCGACGACGTCTTGGCGTCCCCGCACAAATATGATTAGATCTGAACTCTAATCAATATGCCCGGAGGCCACCATGGCAACCTACCTGCTCGCTTCGAGCCCCATCCACGGGCACGTCGGGCCCGTCCTCCAGGTCGCTGCGGCACTGCGCGAGCGCGGGCACGCGGTGACGATGCTGACGGGCACCCGCTTCCGCGAGCAGGTCGAGAGCCGCGACGTGCGCTTCGCGCCGCTCACCGGTCGCGCGGACTTCGACGACCGCGATCCCGACAGCGCGATCCCGGATCGGGAGAAGCACTCCGGCATCCGGCGCGCCCAGTACGAGATCAGGACGCTGTTCATCGAGACGGTCCCGGACCAGTTCCGCGCCCTGCGCGCGCTCGTCGACGGGCTCGCCCCCGATGCCGTGCTCGTCGACAACGCGTTCGGCGGGGCGATCGCGCTCACCCGCTCGGCTCGCCCCCGCCCGGCGGTCGCCGCCCTCGGCGTCATGCCGCTCAGCCAGGTCGACACCGGGATCGCGCCGCACGGCATGGGGCTGCCCTTCGCCCGCGGCCCGCTCGACCGGCTCCGCTATCGCGGGATGTCGTTCGTCGCCGGCGCGATCCTGTTCCGCGAGCTCCAGCGCGCGGCCGAGGCACGATACGGGGAGACGGGCTTCACGCTCGACTTCCCCGTCATGGAGATCCCGCGCGAGTACGACGTCTACTTCCAGTGCGGTCCCCGCGGACTCGACTACCCCCGGCGCCACCTGTCGCCGAACGTCCGATACATCGGCGTCATCCCGCAGGACGCGTCCGCCGGCGAGCGGCCGGCGTGGTGGGACGACCTGGAGGGCTCGCGCCCGATCGTGCACGTCACACAGGGCACGATCGACAACCTCGACTTCGGCCGGCTGGTGCGCCCGACGCTCGCGGCGCTCGCGGACGAGCCGGTGCTCGTGGTCGCCTCGGCCGGCGGGCGTCCCGTGTCGGAGATCGGGCCGCTGCCGGCGAACGCGCGCGCAGCGTCCTATCTGCGATACGACGAGCTGCTTCCGCTCACCTCGGTCTTCGTGACCAACGCCGGGTTCGGCGGCGTGCAGGCCGCTCTGGCGCACGGCGTCCCGCAGGTGCTCGCGGGGGTCACGGAGGACAAGCCCGAGGTCACGACCCGCGTGGCCTGGGCGGGTGCCGGCGTCGACCTGCGCACCGGGACGCCGAGCCCGGACGCCGTCCGCGCCGCCGTGCGGCGGGTCCTCGCCGAGCCCTCGTTCCGGGCGGCGGCCGAGCGGCTGCGCGCCGAGATCGACACCCACGACGCGGTCGACGAGATCGAGCGCGGGCTGGCGGACGCGACGGCCGTCACCGGGGGGTCCTCGCGCGGCTTCTGACGAGGTCGGAGGCGGCGCCGGTCCCCTTTTCCGCCCTGCGGACACCCGTGGGCCCTGGGCGTCACACGGGAGGCGTACGATGGGGCGTCCGCTCGTTGCGGAAAGTCAACCATCCATCGACACGCAGAGAGTGCTCATGTCTGACGCTGCAGCGACCTCCCGGCATCCGAACCAGCCGGTCATGACCCACCGCGCCATTCTGCTCGTGATCTTCGGGCTCATGGCCGGGATGTTCCTCTCGGCGCTCGACCAGACGATCGTCGGAACCGCCATCCGCACGATCGGCGACGACCTGAACGGTCTGAGCCTGCAGGCCTGGGTGACGACGGCCTACCTGATCGTGTCGACCATCTCGACCCCGATCTACGGCAAGCTCTCCGACATCTTCGGCCGGCGTCCGCTGTTCATCTTCGCGATCGTCGTGTTCATCCTCGGCTCGATCCTGGCGAGCTTCTCCCAGTCGATGGTCGAGCTCGCGGCCTTCCGCGCGGTCCAGGGTCTCGGCGCGGGCGGCCTCATGTCGATGCCGCTCGCGATCATGGGCGACATCCTCGCCCCCCGCGAGCGCGCCAAGTACCAGGGGTACTTCCTCGCGGTCTTCGGCATCTCGAGCGTGATCGGCCCGCTCGTGGGCGGTCTGTTCGCCGGCGCGAACCAGATCCTGTGGATCGCGGGCTGGCGCTGGGTGTTCCTCATCAACGTCCCCATCGGCATCATCGCCCTGATCGTGGTGCTGCTGTTCCTGCACGTCCCCCGGCATCCCCGCGAGTCCGTGCGCATCGACTGGTGGGGCGCGACGTTCGTGATCGTCTCGCTCGTGCCGCTGCTGCTCGTGGCCGAGCAGGGGCGCGAGTGGGGGTGGGCGTCCGCCATCTCGATCGCCTGCTACGTCGTCGGCGCGGTCGGCATCGTCGCGTTCATCCTCGTGGAGCGGGCGATGCGCGACGACGCGCTGATCCCGCTCACGCTCTTCCGCTCGTCGACCTTCTCCATGGCGACCCTCATCGGCGTGCTCGTCGGCTTCGGCATGTTCGGCGCGATGCTGACGATCCCCCTCTACCTGCAGCTCGTGCTGGGCTCGACCCCGACCCAGAGCGGCTTCGAGATGCTGCCGATGATCGCCGGCCTCATGATCGCCTCGATCGCCAGCGGCCAGATCATCGCCCGCACCGGCCGCTATCGGATGTTCCCGATCCTCGGCACCCTGTTCATGTCGGGCGGCTACCTGCTCCTCACGTTCCTGCGGTACGACAGCTCGTACTGGTTCCTGGCGGGCGCCATGCTCCTGCTCGGCCTCGGCCTCGGCCAGCTCATGCAGACCCTCACGATCGCGAGCCAGAACTCGGTCGGCGTCCGCGACATGGGCGTCGCCACGAGCGCGTCGACCTTCTTCCGCCAGATCGGCGGCACGCTCGGCACCGCGGTCCTGCTCTCGCTGCTGTTCACGCTCGTGCCCAGCGGCGTCCAGAACGCCTTCGGCGACCGGCCGACGCTGACCGCGGCACTGGATGCCGCACTCGACCCGACCGTGGTGACCGCCCCCGCCAACGCCGGGATCATGTCGAGCATCTACGCCCCGATGGTGTCGAGCATCACGACCGCGGCGACGCAGAACGCGCAGTCGGCGGTCGACCAGGCGAAGGAGGCCGCGACCGCGGCCGTCGCCTCACAGGTCGCCGCGGGCCAGATCCCCGCGTCGGCGCAGGCCGCGGTGACCGAGCAGGCCGTCGCGAAGGCGGTGGCCGCGGCATCCACGGCGCTGACCGAGAAGCTGCCGGTCGCCACCGTCGCGAGCGACGGCACGGTCTCGCTCGACTTCTCGGATGCGACGGCGCGCGCAGCCTTCGTCGACTCCGTCGTGCCGGAGTTCGAGGACAAGCTCGCTCAGGGCACCGGCGGGGGCTCGTTCGACTCGAGCGCGATGAACGACACGTCGTTCCTCAACGGCGCGGACCCGCGTCTGACCAAGCCGGTCCTCGTCGGCTTCAACGACTCGACGATCGTGGTCTACCGGGTCGCGCTCGGCGTCGTGCTGCTCGCCTTCCTGCTCTCGCTGTTCTTCCGCACGCCGCCGCTGCGCGCCAAGTCCGCACTGCAGGAGGCGGCCGACGACGCGGCGGCCATGTCGGCCCAGGCCGCGGCGGCGGAGGCCGGCGCCATGGTCGCGCCCGACACCGGTCCCGTCCGCACGGGTGCCGCGCTGACGCGCCGCGAGCTGCGCGAACGCGGCGAATGACCGATCGTGTCCCCGCCCGTCGAGGCGGGGACACGCGGTCAGATGACCTCCGCGCTCCAGGGGTCGGGAGTGCCGAAGCGGTGCGCCGTGATCGAGATCGCCTGCTCCCGGAGGAACGTCAGCAGCTCCAGACGCCCGGCCGTCGTCACGGGATCGTCGTGGACGGCGAGATCCGGGTCGCCGCCGACGGCGGCGGCGAGCTCCCGCGCGAGCCCGCGATCCGGGCCCACGAGGCGCGCACGCGCGGGA
It includes:
- a CDS encoding TetR/AcrR family transcriptional regulator, whose product is MSPRRYSSPLRDAEAARTRRRIVEAAGALFARDGYAATTMKAIADRAGVSVQSVHLAGPKAALLIAAFEVSFAGDEGRHSLADRPALVEIMARESLDDVLAGWLDYVAAANARTAGLSRAMLTASEMDAAAAEAVADLEARRRRDLRQAAEWLAGRGLLRPDDVPRAGDELNLVVGPEAHDFLVLRSGWSPSEYRRWMEDTVRSLLARWAGAAG
- a CDS encoding glycosyltransferase, with the translated sequence MATYLLASSPIHGHVGPVLQVAAALRERGHAVTMLTGTRFREQVESRDVRFAPLTGRADFDDRDPDSAIPDREKHSGIRRAQYEIRTLFIETVPDQFRALRALVDGLAPDAVLVDNAFGGAIALTRSARPRPAVAALGVMPLSQVDTGIAPHGMGLPFARGPLDRLRYRGMSFVAGAILFRELQRAAEARYGETGFTLDFPVMEIPREYDVYFQCGPRGLDYPRRHLSPNVRYIGVIPQDASAGERPAWWDDLEGSRPIVHVTQGTIDNLDFGRLVRPTLAALADEPVLVVASAGGRPVSEIGPLPANARAASYLRYDELLPLTSVFVTNAGFGGVQAALAHGVPQVLAGVTEDKPEVTTRVAWAGAGVDLRTGTPSPDAVRAAVRRVLAEPSFRAAAERLRAEIDTHDAVDEIERGLADATAVTGGSSRGF
- a CDS encoding MDR family MFS transporter, giving the protein MSDAAATSRHPNQPVMTHRAILLVIFGLMAGMFLSALDQTIVGTAIRTIGDDLNGLSLQAWVTTAYLIVSTISTPIYGKLSDIFGRRPLFIFAIVVFILGSILASFSQSMVELAAFRAVQGLGAGGLMSMPLAIMGDILAPRERAKYQGYFLAVFGISSVIGPLVGGLFAGANQILWIAGWRWVFLINVPIGIIALIVVLLFLHVPRHPRESVRIDWWGATFVIVSLVPLLLVAEQGREWGWASAISIACYVVGAVGIVAFILVERAMRDDALIPLTLFRSSTFSMATLIGVLVGFGMFGAMLTIPLYLQLVLGSTPTQSGFEMLPMIAGLMIASIASGQIIARTGRYRMFPILGTLFMSGGYLLLTFLRYDSSYWFLAGAMLLLGLGLGQLMQTLTIASQNSVGVRDMGVATSASTFFRQIGGTLGTAVLLSLLFTLVPSGVQNAFGDRPTLTAALDAALDPTVVTAPANAGIMSSIYAPMVSSITTAATQNAQSAVDQAKEAATAAVASQVAAGQIPASAQAAVTEQAVAKAVAAASTALTEKLPVATVASDGTVSLDFSDATARAAFVDSVVPEFEDKLAQGTGGGSFDSSAMNDTSFLNGADPRLTKPVLVGFNDSTIVVYRVALGVVLLAFLLSLFFRTPPLRAKSALQEAADDAAAMSAQAAAAEAGAMVAPDTGPVRTGAALTRRELRERGE